In Myxocyprinus asiaticus isolate MX2 ecotype Aquarium Trade chromosome 3, UBuf_Myxa_2, whole genome shotgun sequence, the following proteins share a genomic window:
- the LOC127421644 gene encoding serine/arginine repetitive matrix protein 1-like has translation MVRPHSGSPHSKHRSFSDSYSAINNEGRFGPPSRSQRGFRGPPGKAPPSWRESNSGGPQPYPKRPPLMGERRERQHGHWMQQNQDNFRSYPSSHDSQRGRRRPSPPRSSRPPPVQHRQSPHGPIHGPPSHRAPFFRGNHSSHASPSRNFHGPPSKRRVPSPHSSFRGPQRRPSPSQEHQRSWCPAPRERPFGRPTLGRQHWNGPGGYSHPPSGESRFSGPPQRKPREFHGRISYPERWSAERDQHTQHGEVGRESRRPSQDWAHGGGSIPHSRPPYRSPARKPGLPSSGSSPRGYPPLRPQERLTGHPLKRKSQDFRRPPFSGFEHGPPKRFRRELSVRPVPLRGFRGRGLSLSDKSRLLKTRKFRAESVARFKLPPPRPGISDRVQKPKPLIAPKNNKDSTGVQPRKVPLRKGVKMPSPRESSHNMSSKTAEPERDNETKVESRRSVSAHSSASIDRRLSRDLVVVSRWEAGHKPSTSPKNSAPWRNRAPKNKTESSDSYGNLTLNERFTKLQSPTSSSQEHKERRPSGSPEKNLSKPGSFQRPNFHPTVGLKRGSAPDGISRKLLMASIIPRPPFNQKPVFKKSQSIMSKYKNLQTLRHKAPHQRQATSYRRW, from the exons ATGGTGAGACCACACTCAGGATCTCCTCATTCCAAACACAG ATCTTTCTCAGACAGCTACAGTGCCATAAATAATGAAGGGCGATTTGGCCCACCTTCAAGAAGCCAGAGAGGTTTTAGAGGACCTCCTGGAAAAGCCCCACCAAGTTGGAGAGAGAGCAACAGTGGTGGACCCCAGCCATACCCCAAAAGGCCCCCACTCATGGGTGAACGTAGAGAGCGACAACATGGACATTGGATGCAACAGAACCAGGATAATTTCCGTTCATATCCCAGCTCACATGATTCACAGCGGGGCCGCAGGAGGCCTTCTCCACCCCGCTCAAGCCGCCCTCCCCCTGTCCAGCACAGGCAGTCCCCACATGGTCCAATACATGGACCACCTAGCCACAGAGCACCATTCTTCCGTGGAAATCACAGTAGCCATGCATCTCCATCTCGAAATTTTCATGGACCTCCATCAAAAAGGAGGGTTCCATCTCCCCACAGTTCCTTCAGGGGTCCCCAGCGGCGTCCAAGCCCTTCTCAGGAGCATCAGAGAAGCTGGTGCCCTGCACCTCGGGAGAGGCCCTTTGGGCGACCAACACTAGGGAGGCAGCACTGGAATGGCCCAGGAGGTTACTCTCACCCCCCTAGTGGGGAGTCTAGGTTCTCAGGCCCACCCCAGAGAAAACCCAGAGAGTTTCATGGAAGGATTTCATATCCAGAGAG GTGGTCTGCAGAGAGAGATCAACATACACAGCATGGAGAAGTTGGAAGAGAGTCTCGACGCCCCAGCCAGGACTGGGCACATGGAGGAGGGAGCATTCCACACTCTCGACCCCCTTACAGATCACCTGCACGGAAACCAGGCCTGCCTTCATCCGGCTCATCGCCCAGAGGTTATCCACCTCTGCGACCCCAGGAAAGGCTCACTGGACACCCATTGAAGAGGAAGAGTCAAGATTTCAGACGACCTCCATTTAGTGGTTTTGAGCATGGACCACCGAAGCGCTTCCGCAGGGAGTTGTCAGTGAGACCTGTGCCTCTAAGGGGCTTCAGAGGTCGTGGTCTGTCCCTTAGTGATAAGAGTCGACTGCTAAAGACACGAAAGTTCAGGGCAGAGTCAGTGGCCAGGTTCAAACTGCCACCACCAAGGCCAGGAATCTCAGACAGAGTCCAGAAACCTAAGCCTCTGATAGCACCAAAGAATAACAAAGATTCCACAGGAGTTCAGCCACGCAAGGTACCCCTTAGAAAAGGTGTGAAGATGCCATCACCCAGAGAGTCATCCCACAACATGTCCTCCAAGACCGCTGAACCTGAGAGGGACAACGAAACAAAGGTGGAATCTCGACGCTCTGTGAGCGCACACAG CTCTGCATCAATAGACCGGCGACTTTCACGTGATCTTGTTGTGGTTTCTCGTTGGGAGGCAGGGCACAAACCCAGTACTAGCCCCAAGAACAGTGCACCCTGGAGGAACAGGGCACCCAAGAACAAGACTG AAAGCTCTGACTCTTATGGTAATTTAACACTAAATGAGCGCTTCACCAAGCTACAAAGTCCTACCAGCTCTTCACAGGAGCATAAAGAAAGAAG gcCTTCTGGAAGTCCAGAAAAAAACCTAAGCAAGCCTGGATCATTTCAG AGGCCTAATTTCCACCCAACTGTCGGATTGAAGAGGGGATCAGCACCTGATGGAATTTCCAGGAAACTCTTGATG GCCTCTATAATTCCAAGACCACCGTTCAATCAGAAGCCTGTCTTCAAAAAGAGTCAAAGTATCATGTCAAAGTACAAGAACTTGCAGACGCTGCGGCATAAAGCACCCCATCAACGCCAAGCCACTAGCTATCGCCGATGGTGA
- the LOC127421660 gene encoding 28S ribosomal protein S31, mitochondrial-like: MYKRLLLHIYQVRNGLIHTPNIRLPSTKCKEKDIFAPVFWITDKACRRPVGTSSIYLSENKESSTSLSEENEAEAQVSKEGQRNTEIDMGDTEISKVTLASQSETEAVAKPEDSEGSEMTKTGKQSLLELLGAMKVEVTTKRKLGSPKIPRNIERPKSMESTHSMFQHATSEGSKQHETLNPALVAAASAAASTLPNSHQAESELLQQLRKYEAIPDTQRRTEGQNIGNIIADMKVGKRQNGRTNARPTSQIRFDDDGQGYIQDKGITSKLDAVRKRSPFTGKRLNIFTAGVEQDAVSDLGPTLWDIDLASQIVQSTNQMPRNGFEEMIQWTKEGKLWQYPINNEAGLEEETSVPFHEHVFLEKYLDDSFPRHGPVRQFMELVITGLAKNHHLTVQQKREHIAWFRDYFQQKDNVLAEAEA, encoded by the exons ATGTATAAAAgattattattacatatttatcAAGTCCGAAATGGATTAATTCATACACCGAATATACGATTACCTTCCACGAAATGTAAAGAGAAAGACATTTTTGCTCCCGTTTTCTG gATCACAGATAAAGCATGTCGGAGGCCAGTGGGAACAAGTAGCATCTATTTGAGTGAAAATAAAGAGAGCTCCACATCCCTGTCAGAAGAGAATGAGGCTGAAGCACAGGTTAGCAAAGAAGGGCAGAGGAACACAGAAATTGATATGGGGGACACTGAAATTTCAAAAGTGACACTGGCATCACAGTCAGAGACTGAAGCAGTGGCTAAACCCGAGGACAGTGAAGGATCGGAGATGACAAAAACAGGGAAGCAGAGTCTTCTGGAGCTGCTCGGGGCCATGAAGGTGGAGGTCACAACCAAACGTAAATTAGGATCCCCAAAGATTCCCAGAAATATCGAGAGGCCAAAGTCCATGGAAAGCACACACAGCATGTTTCAGCATGCCACATCTGAGGGTTCAAAACAGCA TGAGACATTGAATCCAGCACTGGTTGCTGCAGCCTCTGCAGCTGCATCCACACTGCCCAACAGCCATCAAGCTGAGTCAGAGCTCCTTCAACAGTTGAGAAAATATGAAGCCATACCTGACACCCAGAGGAGAACAGAGGGACAGAACATAGG aaaCATAATTGCTGATATGAAAGTTGGAAAAAGGCAGAATGGCAGAACAAATGCCAGGCCTACCAGTCAGATTCGCTTTGATGATGATGGCCAGGGATATATTCAAGACAAAGGCATTACCAGTAAACTTGATGCAGTCCGTAAAAG gAGTCCTTTCACTGGTAAGAGGCTGAACATCTTCACAGCAGGTGTGGAGCAAGACGCAGTGTCAGATCTGG GCCCTACCCTTTGGGACATTGATCTAGCCAGTCAGATTGTCCAGTCGACAAATCAAATGCCTCGGAATGGCTTTGAGGAGATGATCCAGTGGACCAAAGAGGGCAAGCTTTGGCAATATCCAATCAACAACGAGGCTG GCTTGGAGGAAGAGACAAGTGTACCCTTTCATGAACATGTGTTTCTGGAGAAGTACCTTGATGACTCATTCCCCCGGCACGGCCCAGTCAGGCAATTCATGGAGCTTGTAATTACAGGCCTTGCAAAGAATCACCACCTCACAGTTCAACAGAAAAGGGAGCATATTGCCTGGTTCAGAGACTACTTCCAGCAGAAAGACAATGTTCTTGCAGAGGCAGAAGCATAA
- the LOC127429168 gene encoding transmembrane 4 L6 family member 4-like has product MCTGKCALCVGGSLYPLALISIICNIILFFPGWDVKYSQNGHITEEVKYMGGLIGGGAMVLIPALHIHLTGKQGCCGNRCGMFLSILFAVVGVAGALYSFIVALLGLVNGPHCNQMSDSWGTPFKNRNESYLKHRDLWVICTEPTNVVEFNVGLFSTLLVASSLQLILCAVQMINGLFGCLCGTCRNKEKGPL; this is encoded by the exons ATGTGTACTGGAAAATGTGCGCTGTGCGTCGGGGGAAGTCTGTACCCATTAGCGCTGATCTCCATAATCTgtaatattattctgttttttCCTGGCTGGGATGTTAAGTACTCTCAGAATGGACATATTACTGAGGAGGTCAAATACATGGGAGGACTGATTGGAGGGGGAGCAATG GTGTTGATTCCAGCTCTTCATATCCACCTAACTGGAAAGCAGGGCTGCTGTGGTAATCGCTGTGGG ATGTTCCTGTCCATTTTATTTGCAGTAGTGGGTGTTGCTGGTGCCCTTTATAGTTTTATCGTGGCACTGTTAGGCCTTGTCAATGGGCCGCACTGTAATCAAATGTCAGATTCCTGGGGAACTCCGTTTAAAAACAG AAACGAAAGTTACCTTAAGCACCGTGACTTGTGGGTAATATGCACAGAGCCCACAAATGTGGTGGAGTTTAATGTGGGTCTGTTCTCAACATTGTTGGTGGCCAGTAGCCTGCAGCTCATCCTCTGTGCTGTACAGATGATCAATGGCCTCTTCGGCTGCCTCTGTGGAACCTGCAGGAATAAAGAAAAAGGG CCTCTTTAA